Sequence from the Pseudomonadota bacterium genome:
AACATGTCTCTTCCCGCCACCCACGAATTCTGCAAGGTGGCCCTGACGTTCGAGATCACTGCCGGGCATTTCGGCGACGTGAAGCTCGATGGCGTGCGTTTCACCATGTTCGCCCAGTCCCTGGCGCTGATGTCGGCCGGGCAGTGGATCGGGGGACTGGTCATCGATTCACGCGCCAGCGATGACCAGGCGGCCGCGGTCGGCACCATCGCCAGTGCGGCGGGCAATGGACCGCTGGCGATGTTCGCGCCGCTGATCGCGGATTTTCGCGGGGTGGAGCGGGCGCTCATCGAATACGAGCGCAACGATGCCACGCATACGGTGCGCATCGGGGGATTGCTGGACCAGTCGGTCACCGGCGTGGCCAGCATGACCGCGCCCGGCCAGTGCATCGCCATCGACAACACCGCGCACCCGGTCAGCAAGCGCCTCAATCTCGCCACCGCGGTGCGCAATGTGATCGACGCCTTCGGCATCCTGTGGCGCGACACCTCGGGCAACAACAACGGCCATTTCTCACCCTTCGACTGGCAGGGCCAGGCGGCCTGACGACACCCCTCCTGATCGCGAGATTCGCGCCGTGAGCGACATGCCCCACGGCGCGAGTTTCTCGCGCGTGGGCTTTTCACTCGCGCTCGCCGCCCTGTTGGTGACGGCGGCGCTGGCCTGGGCGTGGCTGGTGGCGGCTGAAGAGGCGATGGCGACCATGCAGGGCGACGCGCCCTTGGCGCGGCTCGCGATGGCAATGATGACGCCGGGCGCGGCGCTGCCCTATCTGTTGTCCACCGCGCTCATGTGGCTGGTGATGATGGTGGCGATGATGACGCCGTCGGCGCTGCCCATGATGCTGGTGTTCCGCAGCCTCGATCGCGGTCCGGGCGGTGAGGGCGATGCCTTGTGGTTCGGCGCCGGCTACCTGGTGGCGTGGAGCGCCTTCGGTGTGCTCGCCGCGCTCCTGCAATGGTGGCTGCACGGCCAGGGCTTGCTTGGCGGCGCGCTGCTCGCCACTTCGCCGCGCGTGGCCGGCGCCATCCTCATCGCCGCCGGGCTATGGCAGCTCACACCCTTGAAGGCCGCGTGCCTGGCCCATTGTCGCGGGCCGATGGGATTTTTCCTCAAGCATTGGCGCGGCGGCCGTGCGGGCGCGCTGGAAATGGGCCTGCGTCACGGCCTGTTCTGCATTGGCTGTTGCTGGATGCTGATGGCATTGATGTTCGCCGGCGGTGCCATGAGCGTCGCCACCATGGCGGCGCTGGCGCTGTTCATTCTTGCCGAAAGGGTGTTGCCCGGCGGGGCGTGGGTGTCGTGGGGCGCGGGGCTGGGCTTGCTGGCGCTGGGCGGGGCGATGATGGCCTGAATGCGGCGCTGGGTGGGTCCGACTTCAGTCGGACACGGGACTTGCAGAGCACCATGCGTTCAATGCGGCAAATGTCCGACTGAAGTCGGACCCACACAAGGATGCGGCAGGACTATTCCTTCGGCGCCACGAACTCCTTCGGCGTCGCCGAACCTTCACCGAAGAAATACTTTTCCATTTCCGCCACCAGGAACGCGCGGTCCTTGGGTTCGATGGGCGTCAGGCGGTATTCGTTGATGAGCATGGTCTGGTGCTTGAGCCACATCTGCCAGGCGGCTTTCGACACCGATTCGAAAATACGTTTGCCGAGTTCGCCGGGATAGGTCGGTCTCTCCAGGCCTTCTTCTTCGCGGTCGAGTTTGATGCAGTGAACGGTACGGGACATGACGAGCCTCTGGGTTGACGGTCAGCGCAGACTTTCCAGCAGTCGCGTGACGGGAGCGGATAAGCCAATTCTTGTCGAATCGAATGGCGAATGCCAGCGCAGCGCTTGGCCTTCGCGGACCGCCAGCGCGTGGCTGTCGGCGCGCACGCGCAGCGGCGTGATGTCGAGATGGAAGTGCGTGAAGCTGTGGGCGATGGGCGCCAGGGTCTCGACGATTTCGCCGCCGCCGAGGCCGAGTTCGGCGAGCCGCGCGGGCAAGGCGTCCTCGTCACCCATTTCCGGAAAACACCACAGCCCGCCCCATATGCCATGTGGCGGGCGACGCTCCAGCAGCACTTCGCCGCCAGCGTTCTCGATGACCAGGAACAGCGTGCGGCGTCTCGGCATCACGCGCTTGGGGCGCGCGGCAGGGAAGCGTGCCACGCTGTCGGCGGCGAGGGCCGCGCAGTCGCCGGCCAGCG
This genomic interval carries:
- a CDS encoding DUF2182 domain-containing protein; its protein translation is MSDMPHGASFSRVGFSLALAALLVTAALAWAWLVAAEEAMATMQGDAPLARLAMAMMTPGAALPYLLSTALMWLVMMVAMMTPSALPMMLVFRSLDRGPGGEGDALWFGAGYLVAWSAFGVLAALLQWWLHGQGLLGGALLATSPRVAGAILIAAGLWQLTPLKAACLAHCRGPMGFFLKHWRGGRAGALEMGLRHGLFCIGCCWMLMALMFAGGAMSVATMAALALFILAERVLPGGAWVSWGAGLGLLALGGAMMA
- a CDS encoding DUF1326 domain-containing protein; the protein is MATSWAVKGEYMEACSCDFLCPCIVKNMSLPATHEFCKVALTFEITAGHFGDVKLDGVRFTMFAQSLALMSAGQWIGGLVIDSRASDDQAAAVGTIASAAGNGPLAMFAPLIADFRGVERALIEYERNDATHTVRIGGLLDQSVTGVASMTAPGQCIAIDNTAHPVSKRLNLATAVRNVIDAFGILWRDTSGNNNGHFSPFDWQGQAA
- a CDS encoding oxidative damage protection protein translates to MSRTVHCIKLDREEEGLERPTYPGELGKRIFESVSKAAWQMWLKHQTMLINEYRLTPIEPKDRAFLVAEMEKYFFGEGSATPKEFVAPKE